A window of the Streptomyces sp. JB150 genome harbors these coding sequences:
- the pglX gene encoding BREX-2 system adenine-specific DNA-methyltransferase PglX, with protein MIDRKALLDDLKQQVKAVEADLGKQVKALGEVHARLRAEYDQARKLGRTAATWNSWLDERVTQVAVAWVLGTVFVRFCEDNRLIPEPYLTGPDGDRRELAEARYDAYVETDDDPTYRGWLEKAFDELGQGQAGRLLFDKRHNPLYQIPLSHDGARELVEFWRQRDEAGALVHDFTDPLNEDGTEGWDTRFLGDLYQDLSEAARKTYALLQTPEFVEEFILDRTMNPAVREFGYEELKMIDPTCGSGHFVLGAFRRLVRLWGEGQPGRDVHERVRAALDSVHGVDINPFAVAIARFRLLVAAMAASSVLTLAEAAKYEWPIHLASGDSLIKARQLELVLGGGEDGMDDPLASFAYTTEDVQDHPGILQQGRYHVVVGNPPYITVGDKKLNSLYRELYDVCAGTYALSVPFAQRFFELAKRGDVHGCGYGFVGQITANSFMKREFGKRLVEEFFRDRVELMEVIDTSGAYIPGHGTPTVILVGKRRSGAGRSKTVRTVRSVQGEPQVPESPEKGLVWSAIVSQVDRPGSVTPWISVDDLDRQRYFARQPWILADGGLELNEVISENSSSSLGDHAKRFGYVGMTAADEVMIRAQRAWPTEMAKFLKPVISGEEVRDWNAKSQNRAFYPYSENRTLISLPYTVATSSALWPYRTELGGRATFSGVSYYAAGRPWWEWHQLPKDEGTHEWLISFARDSSHGQFFLDRGESLFKQTAPVIKLPANATEVQHLNYLGVLNSSTATFWLKQVSYPKGGDPIGGEGARVSAHPWSDRYEFTGTNVAKFPLPMKYPLELAVRLDSLAKELAANSPVAVSYGDNLSVGVLREARRTWEVTRARMISLQEELDWQVYSLYNLHSDDLRVSEDPDDSDIPELALGERAFEIVLARRVAAGEASDEWFKRHNSTPITEIPAHWPASYREIVQKRIDAIESNRAIGMVERPEYKRRWATEGWDALQERALRSWLLDRMEKRDLWFDENGQPTILTLARLTDALSRDEDFVSVAKLYAPRKDLPKVVAELITDEHVPFLSALRYKPSGLKKRADWEEVWDLQRKEDAAPDEQTKRKIRDSIPVPPKYTSADFLRPSYWRARGKLDVPKERFISYGQTHAATPDLYGWAGWDHKEQAQALATYFTNTALSTEEITPFLAGLLELQPWLYQWHNEFDMLYSGSPADFFAAYRQQKQGEHGLTDDDLRGWRPPAATRGRRAAVKR; from the coding sequence GTGATCGACCGCAAGGCTCTGTTGGACGACCTGAAGCAGCAGGTCAAGGCGGTCGAGGCCGACCTGGGCAAGCAGGTGAAGGCACTCGGTGAGGTCCACGCCCGGCTGCGCGCCGAGTACGACCAGGCCCGCAAGCTCGGACGTACGGCGGCGACGTGGAACTCGTGGCTGGACGAGCGGGTCACGCAGGTCGCGGTGGCCTGGGTGCTGGGCACGGTCTTCGTCCGCTTCTGCGAGGACAACCGGCTGATCCCCGAGCCGTACTTGACGGGGCCTGACGGCGACCGGCGCGAGCTGGCGGAAGCGCGGTACGACGCGTACGTGGAGACGGACGACGACCCGACCTACCGCGGCTGGCTGGAGAAGGCGTTCGACGAACTGGGCCAGGGCCAGGCGGGCCGGCTCCTCTTCGACAAGCGGCACAACCCGCTGTACCAGATCCCGCTCTCGCACGACGGTGCGCGCGAGCTGGTCGAGTTCTGGCGGCAGCGCGACGAGGCGGGCGCCCTCGTCCACGACTTCACCGACCCGCTGAACGAGGACGGCACGGAGGGCTGGGACACGCGGTTCCTGGGCGACCTGTACCAGGACCTGAGCGAGGCAGCCCGGAAGACGTACGCGCTGCTCCAGACGCCCGAGTTCGTGGAGGAATTCATCCTCGACCGGACGATGAACCCGGCGGTGCGGGAGTTCGGGTACGAGGAACTGAAGATGATCGACCCTACGTGTGGGTCGGGACACTTTGTGCTGGGGGCGTTTCGGCGGTTGGTGCGGTTGTGGGGGGAGGGGCAGCCTGGGCGTGATGTGCATGAGCGGGTGCGAGCGGCGCTGGACTCAGTGCACGGTGTGGATATTAATCCATTTGCGGTGGCTATTGCGCGTTTTCGGCTGCTGGTGGCAGCGATGGCGGCGAGCAGCGTGTTGACGCTGGCGGAAGCCGCGAAATACGAGTGGCCGATTCACTTGGCGTCAGGTGATTCCCTAATTAAGGCCCGACAGTTGGAGTTGGTGCTTGGCGGAGGTGAAGACGGAATGGATGACCCGCTGGCCTCCTTTGCTTACACCACGGAAGACGTGCAGGATCATCCGGGGATTCTTCAGCAAGGTCGCTATCACGTGGTGGTGGGCAACCCTCCCTACATTACGGTTGGCGACAAGAAGTTGAATTCATTGTATAGAGAGTTGTATGACGTGTGTGCAGGTACATACGCTCTCTCAGTCCCGTTTGCGCAGCGTTTCTTTGAATTGGCCAAGCGTGGCGATGTTCATGGGTGTGGGTACGGTTTTGTTGGGCAGATTACGGCGAACTCGTTCATGAAGCGCGAGTTCGGCAAGAGGCTTGTCGAGGAATTCTTCCGCGATCGAGTTGAGCTTATGGAGGTCATTGACACATCAGGTGCTTACATTCCTGGTCATGGTACGCCAACGGTTATTCTAGTTGGCAAGCGGCGCAGTGGGGCTGGGCGGTCCAAGACGGTACGCACCGTACGCAGTGTCCAGGGTGAGCCCCAGGTGCCGGAGAGTCCGGAGAAGGGATTGGTTTGGTCTGCGATTGTCAGTCAAGTGGACAGACCGGGCTCCGTGACGCCGTGGATCTCGGTCGATGATCTTGATCGTCAGCGTTACTTTGCCCGTCAGCCGTGGATTTTGGCCGACGGCGGTCTCGAGCTAAACGAGGTGATTAGCGAGAATTCATCCTCAAGCCTTGGGGATCATGCGAAGAGATTCGGGTATGTAGGCATGACGGCTGCGGACGAGGTTATGATTCGCGCGCAGCGGGCATGGCCGACCGAAATGGCGAAATTTTTGAAACCCGTCATTTCTGGTGAAGAGGTGCGAGACTGGAATGCCAAAAGTCAGAATCGCGCCTTTTATCCATACTCGGAAAATCGGACGTTGATCAGCTTGCCTTACACGGTGGCGACATCGTCGGCGCTCTGGCCTTATCGAACCGAGCTGGGAGGGCGTGCAACTTTCTCCGGAGTAAGCTACTACGCCGCTGGGCGGCCTTGGTGGGAGTGGCATCAGCTTCCAAAAGACGAGGGAACTCACGAGTGGCTTATCTCCTTTGCGCGTGACTCTTCGCATGGCCAGTTCTTTCTTGATCGTGGAGAATCTCTTTTTAAGCAGACTGCTCCGGTGATCAAATTGCCCGCGAATGCTACCGAAGTGCAACACCTTAATTATCTGGGGGTGCTAAATAGTTCCACTGCTACTTTCTGGCTCAAGCAAGTAAGCTACCCTAAGGGGGGTGACCCCATCGGGGGTGAAGGGGCTCGCGTTAGTGCTCATCCTTGGTCTGATCGCTATGAATTTACGGGCACGAACGTGGCGAAATTTCCGCTTCCGATGAAGTACCCGCTAGAGCTCGCTGTCAGGCTAGATAGCCTTGCTAAGGAGCTTGCTGCTAATAGCCCTGTAGCTGTTAGCTATGGGGACAATCTTTCTGTCGGTGTTCTCCGCGAGGCTCGCCGAACCTGGGAGGTTACTCGTGCACGTATGATTTCCCTTCAGGAGGAGTTGGACTGGCAGGTCTACTCTCTCTATAACCTCCACTCCGACGACCTTCGCGTTTCCGAGGATCCCGACGACTCCGACATTCCTGAACTCGCCCTCGGTGAGCGCGCCTTCGAAATTGTCCTTGCCCGTCGCGTAGCCGCAGGCGAGGCCAGTGACGAGTGGTTCAAGCGGCACAATTCCACGCCTATCACGGAGATCCCCGCCCACTGGCCCGCCTCCTACCGTGAGATCGTGCAGAAGCGGATCGACGCCATCGAGTCGAACCGGGCTATCGGCATGGTCGAGAGGCCCGAGTACAAGCGCCGCTGGGCCACCGAGGGCTGGGACGCTCTCCAGGAGAGGGCCCTGCGCTCCTGGCTGCTCGATCGTATGGAGAAGCGTGACCTCTGGTTCGACGAGAACGGTCAGCCCACCATCCTGACCCTGGCACGCCTCACCGACGCCCTCTCCCGAGACGAGGACTTCGTCTCCGTGGCCAAGCTGTACGCGCCCCGCAAGGATCTGCCCAAGGTCGTCGCCGAGCTGATCACCGATGAGCACGTGCCGTTCCTCTCCGCTCTGCGCTACAAGCCCTCCGGCCTGAAGAAGCGCGCTGACTGGGAAGAGGTGTGGGACCTCCAGCGCAAGGAGGACGCCGCGCCCGACGAGCAGACCAAGCGGAAGATCCGGGACTCCATCCCCGTGCCGCCGAAGTACACCTCGGCCGACTTCCTCCGCCCGTCCTACTGGAGGGCGCGCGGCAAGCTGGACGTGCCCAAGGAGCGGTTCATCTCCTACGGGCAGACCCACGCGGCCACCCCAGACCTCTACGGCTGGGCCGGCTGGGACCACAAGGAGCAGGCGCAGGCGCTGGCGACGTACTTCACCAACACCGCGCTGTCCACCGAGGAGATCACGCCGTTCCTCGCCGGCCTGCTGGAACTCCAGCCGTGGCTGTACCAGTGGCACAACGAGTTCGACATGCTCTACAGCGGCTCCCCGGCGGACTTCTTCGCCGCTTACCGCCAGCAGAAGCAGGGCGAGCACGGTCTCACGGACGACGACCTCCGTGGCTGGCGTCCTCCGGCCGCGACCCGAGGTCGTCGCGCAGCAGTGAAGCGGTAG
- a CDS encoding ATP-binding protein yields the protein MKSATPPNGHMPQRPAPEREFTMRFTSTPRGARLARRLVSHRLDDWGHPYTAPVNETLTLITAELTANAVRHGHVPGRDFHVRLTLTGGTFRIEVTDTRTEKRPPASPPAADSLSESGRGLLLVATLADDWGVSLRPAAPGKTVWAELNVQAQGHPPTHRVAPEPSEIDLLLATASLLRDDLGSRPEDASHGGRRP from the coding sequence ATGAAGTCAGCAACTCCCCCGAACGGGCACATGCCGCAGCGTCCCGCACCCGAACGCGAATTCACCATGCGCTTCACGTCGACGCCGCGCGGCGCCCGCCTCGCCCGCCGACTCGTCTCGCACCGGCTGGACGACTGGGGCCACCCCTACACGGCCCCGGTCAACGAGACGCTCACCCTCATCACGGCGGAACTCACCGCCAACGCCGTACGCCACGGCCACGTCCCCGGCAGGGACTTCCACGTCCGACTCACCTTGACCGGGGGCACCTTCCGCATCGAGGTGACCGACACCCGCACCGAGAAACGGCCTCCGGCCAGTCCCCCGGCGGCCGACTCCCTTTCCGAGTCCGGCCGGGGTCTGCTCCTCGTCGCCACCCTCGCGGACGACTGGGGCGTCAGCCTTCGCCCGGCAGCCCCGGGCAAGACCGTGTGGGCGGAGCTGAACGTGCAGGCCCAGGGCCACCCGCCCACGCACCGGGTGGCCCCTGAACCGTCGGAAATCGATCTGCTCCTGGCTACCGCTTCACTGCTGCGCGACGACCTCGGGTCGCGGCCGGAGGACGCCAGCCACGGAGGTCGTCGTCCGTGA
- a CDS encoding helix-turn-helix transcriptional regulator, producing MDDEVQQPEYEVGTGMLCVFGRQLKLFRERAGLDRAGLGSLTGYSASTIASFEQARRIPPPKFIDQADEVLGAGGVLSASKEEVARAQYPAFFRDAAKLETEAVELHVYANQAVPGLLQTEEYARAIFMMMRPPMRDELVEQRVSARMVRQEILSSRDAPLASFVMDEAVLKRPIGGRGILRGQLEHILLMGQRRNVEIQVMPLDREENAGMAGPFTLIETKEGRRIAYAEVQNVSRLQTERDRVRALEAKYGIIRAQALTPRESLAYVEKLLGEP from the coding sequence GTGGACGACGAGGTTCAGCAGCCGGAGTACGAAGTCGGGACGGGCATGCTGTGCGTGTTCGGGCGGCAGTTGAAGTTGTTCCGGGAGCGGGCGGGCCTGGACCGCGCGGGGTTGGGGTCGCTGACCGGGTACTCGGCCTCGACGATCGCGTCGTTCGAGCAGGCGAGACGTATTCCGCCGCCGAAGTTCATCGACCAGGCGGATGAAGTGCTGGGGGCGGGTGGGGTGCTGAGCGCGAGCAAGGAGGAGGTGGCTCGGGCTCAGTATCCGGCGTTCTTCCGTGATGCGGCCAAGTTGGAGACGGAGGCCGTCGAACTGCATGTGTACGCGAACCAGGCGGTGCCCGGACTCTTGCAGACGGAGGAGTATGCGCGGGCCATTTTCATGATGATGCGACCACCCATGCGGGACGAACTGGTCGAGCAGCGGGTGAGCGCCCGCATGGTCCGGCAGGAGATCTTGTCCAGCCGCGATGCGCCCCTCGCCAGCTTTGTCATGGATGAGGCAGTGTTAAAGCGTCCCATCGGAGGTCGAGGCATCCTGCGTGGCCAGCTTGAGCACATCCTTCTGATGGGGCAGCGGCGGAACGTCGAAATCCAGGTTATGCCGCTCGACCGTGAGGAGAACGCGGGTATGGCCGGTCCCTTCACCTTGATCGAGACGAAGGAAGGGCGGAGGATCGCGTACGCCGAGGTACAGAACGTCAGCCGCCTGCAGACGGAGCGGGACCGCGTCCGTGCGCTGGAGGCCAAGTACGGGATCATCCGAGCGCAGGCCCTGACTCCTCGTGAATCATTGGCGTATGTAGAGAAGTTGCTGGGAGAGCCATGA
- a CDS encoding DUF397 domain-containing protein: MNAHVHQPHIDQLVWRKSRYSSEEGGECVEVAVRPARVHVRDSKDTTRAALAVQPTAWAAFVEFAAS; this comes from the coding sequence ATGAACGCGCACGTACATCAGCCGCACATAGACCAGTTGGTATGGCGCAAGAGTCGCTACAGCAGCGAGGAAGGTGGCGAATGCGTCGAGGTCGCCGTCCGCCCCGCCAGGGTCCACGTCCGCGACTCGAAGGACACCACCCGCGCCGCACTCGCCGTACAACCCACGGCATGGGCCGCGTTCGTCGAGTTCGCGGCAAGCTAA
- a CDS encoding helix-turn-helix transcriptional regulator, whose protein sequence is MSTDYQQARAALGARLRELRFTCPGGRLTGQQLAQRLGWPGSKVSKLENGKQTATPEDLRAWADATEQPGVYPELAARLAGFESHIRSWRRALANGFKPLHEGLSAELDRTSEMWIWEESVIAGLMQTPEYARHVIQRYAELLGGAGDVEAAVRSRVQRQEWLYRSGRKLHVLMWEAALRSLICPPPVLAGQLDRLTGMIGMDTVELGVIPFAASVKIVPANGFWVLDDRLVVAEDWHAQLWLDDADNIALYRKVWKTLSESAVYGADAHNVIASARRSLNPR, encoded by the coding sequence GTGAGCACTGACTATCAGCAGGCACGGGCGGCGTTGGGTGCGCGGCTGCGCGAACTCCGTTTCACGTGCCCCGGTGGTCGGCTCACCGGTCAGCAGCTCGCGCAGCGGCTCGGCTGGCCGGGCTCCAAGGTCAGCAAGCTGGAGAACGGCAAGCAGACGGCCACCCCCGAGGACCTGCGGGCGTGGGCCGACGCGACCGAGCAACCGGGGGTGTACCCCGAACTCGCCGCCAGACTGGCCGGATTCGAGTCGCACATCAGGTCATGGCGCCGAGCGCTGGCGAACGGCTTCAAGCCCCTTCACGAGGGGCTGAGCGCCGAGCTCGACCGCACCTCCGAGATGTGGATCTGGGAAGAGTCGGTGATCGCCGGATTGATGCAGACGCCGGAGTACGCCCGACATGTCATCCAGCGGTACGCGGAGCTGCTGGGCGGAGCCGGCGACGTCGAGGCAGCCGTCCGCTCCCGGGTGCAGCGCCAGGAATGGCTGTACCGGTCCGGGCGAAAGCTGCACGTGCTGATGTGGGAGGCCGCGTTGCGGTCGCTGATCTGCCCGCCCCCGGTGCTGGCGGGCCAACTCGACCGCCTCACCGGCATGATCGGTATGGACACGGTCGAGCTGGGTGTCATCCCCTTCGCGGCGTCCGTCAAGATCGTGCCTGCCAACGGCTTCTGGGTGCTCGATGACCGACTGGTCGTCGCCGAGGACTGGCACGCCCAATTGTGGCTGGACGACGCCGACAACATCGCCTTGTACAGGAAGGTCTGGAAGACCCTCAGCGAGTCGGCGGTGTACGGGGCCGACGCCCACAACGTCATCGCATCGGCCCGCCGATCCCTGAACCCACGGTGA
- a CDS encoding DUF6879 family protein, with protein MVRRLRFTGTDSKVDGCPALHTDEGTGEIIVQGTPVTDPEDLAQLRHFGVGEAAVAVPRELLVNWGPKETERVPELVDRAAFRLLFETFEHTAWRLETRRGYASDRQDPDFQAFLANGSSPCDPDEPWFVTIKAQTGAGKTVGRVRIADAQPTTEQLFLLDYARHNAGFGEDIRYLWREDAERAGLPAEDFWIFDSRLVALLHFDDEDNLLDIELITEPAEVVRYAMVRDAAMHHAVPRDRFAAQVATTE; from the coding sequence ATGGTTCGTCGGCTGCGCTTCACCGGCACGGACAGCAAGGTCGACGGTTGCCCCGCCCTGCACACGGACGAAGGCACCGGCGAGATCATCGTTCAGGGCACGCCCGTCACGGACCCCGAAGACCTCGCGCAGCTCAGGCACTTCGGAGTCGGCGAGGCAGCGGTGGCCGTGCCGCGCGAGCTGCTCGTGAACTGGGGACCGAAGGAGACGGAGCGGGTGCCGGAACTCGTGGACCGGGCCGCCTTCCGCCTCCTGTTCGAGACCTTCGAGCACACCGCCTGGCGGCTGGAGACGCGGCGCGGCTACGCGTCGGACCGGCAGGACCCCGACTTCCAGGCGTTCCTGGCCAACGGCTCGTCGCCCTGCGACCCCGACGAACCCTGGTTCGTCACCATCAAGGCCCAGACGGGCGCCGGCAAGACGGTCGGCCGTGTGCGCATCGCCGATGCCCAGCCCACCACGGAACAGCTGTTCCTGCTCGACTACGCCCGGCACAACGCCGGCTTCGGCGAGGACATCCGGTATCTGTGGCGCGAGGACGCCGAGCGAGCCGGCCTGCCCGCCGAGGACTTCTGGATCTTCGATTCACGGCTGGTCGCCCTGCTGCACTTCGATGACGAGGACAACCTGCTCGACATCGAGCTGATCACCGAACCGGCTGAGGTCGTGCGGTACGCCATGGTGCGCGACGCTGCGATGCACCACGCCGTCCCACGCGACCGGTTCGCCGCACAGGTGGCCACGACCGAATAG
- a CDS encoding class I SAM-dependent methyltransferase: MPAQHDIAAETELWDTFAASAFKDDAEPSFCWTQYAGHGPGPELLGDPRRVLEIGCGTGRALAHLAERGIAARGVDLSPVMVEKTTTKWDGTGAEFVCSEVLEYLSEHEEVYDAIYSIFGAAWFTDPGRLFPLVRRRLRPRGVFVFSQPPAIPGAYGPQGMYKGGFAGKAMFTYRYSYRPAVWERLLTRAGFATADARVLDAPQPGHIGTLLVRAVAP; encoded by the coding sequence TTGCCCGCACAACACGACATCGCCGCCGAGACGGAGCTGTGGGACACGTTCGCCGCTTCCGCCTTCAAGGACGACGCGGAGCCGAGCTTCTGCTGGACCCAGTACGCCGGTCACGGACCCGGCCCGGAGCTGCTGGGCGACCCGCGCCGCGTGCTGGAGATCGGCTGCGGCACAGGCCGCGCCCTCGCCCACCTCGCCGAGCGCGGCATCGCCGCTCGGGGCGTCGACCTGTCTCCCGTCATGGTGGAGAAGACCACGACGAAGTGGGACGGCACCGGCGCGGAGTTCGTGTGCTCCGAGGTGCTGGAGTACCTGAGTGAGCACGAGGAGGTGTACGACGCGATCTACTCGATCTTCGGAGCCGCCTGGTTCACCGACCCGGGCCGTCTCTTCCCCCTTGTCCGCCGAAGGCTCAGGCCCCGTGGCGTCTTCGTGTTCTCGCAGCCGCCGGCCATCCCCGGCGCGTACGGGCCGCAGGGCATGTACAAGGGAGGCTTCGCCGGAAAGGCGATGTTCACCTACCGCTACAGCTACCGGCCGGCCGTCTGGGAGCGCCTGCTCACCCGGGCCGGGTTCGCCACGGCCGACGCGCGGGTGCTCGACGCGCCCCAGCCCGGGCACATCGGGACGCTCCTCGTACGCGCGGTCGCTCCGTGA
- a CDS encoding tetratricopeptide repeat protein — protein MTDPPALDTTAVRLLDAAVPGVPDAGPHDPRLRLPVPHTLALLGHIGGPSAADALAVATRLSVALHRTGDYLSAWEAARNAADLAQRHLGADHRAVLAARSRAGRALFRLGRYAEAAVVPTAGPERPAGTVRESIWQEGDGSTDVGCCAQAVRVTFSTRGTKSADAAKPSDLNRPTP, from the coding sequence GTGACGGACCCGCCCGCCCTCGACACGACAGCCGTCCGGCTGCTCGACGCGGCCGTGCCCGGCGTACCCGACGCCGGTCCGCACGATCCCCGACTGCGCCTGCCGGTACCTCACACGCTGGCCCTGCTGGGGCACATCGGCGGGCCGTCCGCCGCCGACGCCCTGGCCGTCGCGACCCGGCTGTCCGTCGCCCTGCACCGGACCGGTGACTACCTCTCCGCCTGGGAGGCCGCCCGGAACGCCGCGGACCTCGCACAGCGACACCTCGGCGCGGACCACCGCGCGGTCCTCGCCGCCCGCTCCAGGGCAGGGCGGGCACTGTTCCGGCTGGGCAGGTACGCCGAGGCGGCCGTAGTACCCACGGCGGGACCGGAGCGGCCCGCAGGGACGGTGCGCGAGAGCATATGGCAGGAGGGCGACGGGAGTACCGATGTAGGGTGCTGTGCGCAGGCCGTGCGGGTGACGTTCAGTACGAGGGGGACGAAGAGTGCAGACGCCGCGAAACCGTCCGACCTGAACCGGCCGACGCCGTGA